The sequence below is a genomic window from Terriglobales bacterium.
GATACGTTTGAAGGGGAATACGAAGGTGCAGGTCGCGGTTGCTGCAAATAAGACGAGTGGCCGGACTAAAACATTTGTACTCATGACAATCTATAGGATGCTCTGTCCTAGTTTTTTGCTAGGGCTGGTTTTTTGCTTCGAGCTCTTATACAAGCAGGCTGTAACCATGTCTCAAATCGGTGCTACCATCGTTCAGAACGAGGTCTGCAATGGAATACAACGAAAGACAAAGCAGATGAGATGGTACTGGCCCTGCTGTACCTTACAATGTTCGAAGACAAGCCGGCTTGGGGGCTTGGAAAGGGCACGACTGGGACGCACTGGCCCGGCTGCACGCCAAGGGCTACATCTCCGATCCGAAAGGGCAAAACGAAATCAGTGGTCATGAGCACCGATGGAGCACAGCGTGCGCAAGAGCTCTTCCAATAACATTTTGCCCGCAAAACCTAAAAAGCTGGAGCGATTGAAAGTCAAACCAATCCGCGCAACTCCGCGTTCATCCGCGGCAAAAAACCATCAATTGTAAATCGAAATGACAATGGTCCCATTGTGGTACCAAACTCTTCCTTCCTGAGCAAACCTGGGTTACCATTAACCTTGAAAGCCTGCCCCGGCGTGCCGCCGTAGGGTGTATCCAGCGTTCCCAGGAGCGCGGGGCTCAGGTTAACAGAGCCCATGAAGTTATTTGAAAACTCATCGCAACACGCCGTCCGCGACGCAGGCCGGTCCGCGATCATCCCTTGTTCTAACTCACGCTCGTGTTGACTCGTGTGTTAATGCACTCGCAAGGATGCAAGGTTGACTGACTGGCATCTTTATGGGAACCAAGTCTGCAAGAGATTGAAATGAAATGACTCACAGCAATGACCCAAGCAAGCTTGGGGTCCCCCTCTGGCACCTTTTTTTGTCTACCCGCGAGGTTCTTTAATTTTTAACCAAAAGGTAAACAGCAGGGCGCTTCATTTCACCCAACCAAGCAAGGAGGGTGGCCCTGAAACCGATCCGCGCAAATCTGCGTTCATCTGCGGCAAACTTTTGTCTGGCTAATAAAGGTTAAGAGCTAAGAGCTTCTTTTCCCACGCCCAAGCAAGCAAGGGTACCCCCCACCTTGTTGGTATACTCAAAGACGATCATTTCCGATCTCCTGCAAACAAATGAGCCTCCGGCAAAAAACCTACCTTGTTTTGCTGCTGCTGAGTTGCCTGGCCTCCACCGTACGCGTCCATGCGCAGCTCAAACCAGGGGTAGTTATTGAAGAGGTCGCAAAGTATTCCGAAGGCGAAAAAGCCGAATTGCGCGAAGGAGACATCCTGCTGCGCTGGACTCGTGGTGAAGACAAAGGCGAAATTACCTCTCCTTTTGACCTGTCCTTAATCGAAATTGAGCAGGCGCAGCGAGGAAGAGTTTCTCTGGAAGGTCTCAGGGGCTCGGCAGCCCAAAGTTGGTTCTTGGGGCCTGATGATTGGGGCATCACAGCGCGACCCAACCTCCCGCAGGATCTCGTCTCTATTTATCTCGAAGGTAAAGAGCTGGCCAAAGTCGGCAAACTGAACGAAGCAACCGAACATTGGCGAAAAGCAGGGGTACAAGCGCAAATGCCTTCATCGAATTGGCTGAGTGCATGGTTTTTCTTGCGTTCAGCGGATTTGCTATCGGATGCCCGGCAATGGAAAGAATCAGATGAATCCTTTGAAGTAGCTGTCCGGCAGGCAACAGAAGCTGGGCCAGCAATAGCTGCGCAAGTGCTGTACGCATGGGCCACAACATTCAGGCGACGTAGTGATTGGGCTCATGCGGAGAAGTACTACCAGGAGACGATAGCTCAATGCCGGAAATTAGGCGCTGAAAATTTGATGATGGCATTGAGTTTAAGCAGTCTCGGGGATATGGCCCATGCCCGCGGCGATCAAACCAAGGCAGAGCAGTATCACCTTCAAGCGCTGGCAATCAGGCAAAAACTTGCTCCCGACAGCCTTTCCGTTGCAAGCAGTCTGCATAATTTGAGCGCCGTAGCTGAGGACCATGGAGATCTGGCAAAAGAAGAAGAGTATGTTCGGCGTGCGCTGACGATTCGGGAAAGGCTCGCTCCTGAAAGTCTTCATCTTGCGCAGAGTTTCAATCAGTTTGGCGATTGGTACTGGGTCCGTGGTGACCTGCCCCATGCCGAGGAATATTTTCACCGGGCGTTTGTCATCCGAAAAAAACTGGCTCCTGAGAGTCTCGATTTTGCAATCAGTCTTAACAATCTCGGCATTATTGCCGAAATGCGTTCCGATCTGGATGGCGCTGAACACGATTACAGCCAGGCGCTGGCCATTCAAGAGAAACTGGAACCTGGCGGTCTCAATGTGGCAAGGAGCCTTCATAACTTAGGCGATATTGCTCAAGATCGTGGCGATCTGGCCGCAGCGGAGCAGGACTATCGCCGCGCCCTCGCGATCCACGAGAAGATTGCCCCTGATAACGACCTGGTTCCTTTGGCCCTCAATAATCTTGGAGAACTTGCAAGAACCCGGGATGACCTTACGCTGGCACAGGAGTGTCACATCCGTGCGCTGCAAGCCGCCAGGCGCATCTCTCCGGATAACGTTTATGTTGCTATCAGCCTCTATAGCCTTGGCCGCATTGCCGATGATCATGGCGAGTTGGTCAAGGCCGAGGATTATTACCTTCAGGCCCTGGCATTGTTCGAAAAAATATCTCCAGACGCTAACTATTATGGAGCTGTACTTACCAATCTGGGGATTGTTCGTGAAGAACGCGCGGACCTGGGAGCCGCCGGGAAATACTACGACCGGGCTTTGGCGGTATATAAAAAATTCTCTTCCGATAGTTTAGATGTCGCGCGCGTATTGCAGCACATCGGTAATTTGGCTCAGATGCGCGGTGACTTGGACAAGGCTGAGAATTACCATCGTCAGGCGTTGGCAGTACTGGAAAGGGTCGCACCTGGAAGCAGCAGCCACGCGGAAACTCTTGCATCTCTGGCCGGGATTATGCGCCGTAAGCAGAGGGTTGATGATGCTGCTCAATTCTATGAGCAGGCGCTGAATGCTTTCGAGAGTCAGACTGCTCATCTGGGGGGCTCGGAGGAGACCCGTTCCGGCTTTCGCTCTAAACATGCGCGTTTTTACAATGATTACATTGATCTGTTGATTGCCGAAAAGAAGCCGGCGCTTGCATTTCAGGTACTGGAACACTTTCATGCCCGCTCTTTGTTCGAAACCTTAAGTAATGCTCGTATTGATATTCGCAAAGGCGTCGAACCTGCGTTGGTAGCGCGGGAACGTGCCTTACAGCAATCACTCATCTCGAAATCGAACCGCCGCATACAATTGCTGAATGATCAGCATACGGAAGAACAATTGGCGGTTCTCAATCAGGAGATGAAAGACATTCTTGAGCAATATCAAGATGTGGAAGCGCAGATTAGGATCAGCAGCCCGCTCTACGCTGCTTTGACGCAACCCGAGCCGTTAAGCGCCACGGAAGTCCAACAGCAGTTGCTCGATGACGATACGGCCTTACTGGAATATTCTCTCGGCGAAGATCGGAGCTATGTTTTTGTAGTGACCTCCCGTTCGTTGGAGGCTTATGAATTGCCTCCTCGAACCAAAATCGAGGCTGCTGCCCGGCGGCTGTACCATCTCTTGCGGACATGGCAGACTGTCAACGCCACGGGCAAGAGCAACCCCTCTTCATCCAAATCAAACGCCGTGTTGCCGCACAGGGAAACCTATGTGCAGCAGGCAGCGATGGCTTTTAGTCAGATGGTGCTGGCGCCGGTGGCTGCCCAACTCAAGGCGAGGCGTTTGCTCATTGTGAGTGATGGAGCATTGCAGTATATCCCCTTTGCGGTATTGCCAGCACCAGCACAATCAGGGGCAAGCAAACCGCGATATTCATCAACACCGGCGCCGCTGATTTTGGAACACGAAATTATCAAGTTGCCATCCGCATCCGTGTTGGGAGTTTTACGGCAACAAACCGCAACTCGTAGAGAACCGGCCAAGGCCGTGGCGGTTCTAGCTGACCCGGTCTTCGATAAGAATGATGATCGCGTGCAGGTGAGACTGCGCTACCCGAAGACCAACCGGCTTGCTCGATCTGCTGAGCAAGGAGCTGCATCGAAGCTGGGCTCCGCGCAGCAATTGCCGGCACAGGACCAAGACGAGGAACCGCAACAACACCTGACCCGGTCCTTGATGGATGTACTTGGGCACACAAAGAGAGGAGTTTCTTTGGCCCGGCTGCCTTATACACGACGAGAGGCGCAATTCGTCCTGGCCATGGTTCCCGCGGGGCAGGGGATGGAGGCCCTGGACTTTAATGCCAGCCGCGCGACCGCCATATCTCCCGACTTGGGACAATACCATGTTGTGCATTTCGCCACGCACGGATTGTTGGATAGCAAGCATCCTGAGCTCTCGGGCCTGGTGCTTTCCCTGGTGGACCAACATGGAAGCGAACAAAATGGGTTCTTGGGACTCCAGGAGATTTATAACCTTAGCTTACCCGTGGATCTCGTGGTCCTAAGTGCGTGCGAAACCGGTTTGGGAAAAGAAATCAAAGGCGAGGGCCTGATGAGCCTGACTCGGGGGTTCATGTATGCTGGCGCGAGCCGGGTGATGGCCAGCTTGTGGAAAGTGGACGATGTTGCCACGGCTGAACTGATGCGGCGTTTTTATCGAGGGATTGAGCAGGAAAGAATGAGACCTGCCGCAGCCCTGCAGAAAGCACAAATTGAAATGTGGAAACGGCCGCGCTGGAGAGATCCGTATTATTGGGCAGCCTTCGAACTGCAGGGCGAATGGAACTAACATACTAAGAGTAGATTCTCCTGCGGGCAGGCTTCATGCCTTAATGCCGACCGGAAAGATTAACAAACACGAAAGACCTCTGAACTGCCCTTCGTGGAGTAAGTCTTTGTCTTAACATGCGGAAACCTTTGACACGAATCTTCCAAAGGTTAAATTTCAGCATTGGGTCGTGGCAAACCGATTCGGTGCTCTTGTCCAGTTCGAGTGCTTCTGGGCTAGCTAGAAGCACCAACACGGAGGTCAAACTAACCGGCTCAATCGAAAACCCGCCCACGTCCGAATTTTCTGTCTGGACGAGGTTTGAGCATCATCTATGGATCGCAGATCGTTCTAAGTTATAGAAAACAAAGGGTAATGGAGGCGGCGGGAGTTGAACCCGCGTCCGAAAATGATGACAGCAAAGAGCCTACATACGTAGTCACGTTCCTGCTACGGGAGTTACCCCGTAACCTTCGCAGCCGGCGCTAAGAACGGACAAGAAACGCAAGCAGCTAGCCTGTATATCTCGCCTTCGCTGCCCAGACACGCGGCGAAAGCCAGTCCGCTGTGCGACACTCTTCTCCCGCCCACGGACAAAGCGAAAGAGAGCGGCTACTTAATTAATTAAGCAGCGTATGCCAGTGTTTGGTTGGCAACTATGTTTTTGCACGCGATTACGGGTGTGTGCACCCCGGTATGCCTCTTTACCTCACCCATTTCCGTCGAAGCCGTGACGCCCCCAGATTGGTTTGAGGTACCTCTCAAATTTCAAAGAACCTATCACAAGTGTATCAAAGCTTTAGATGTGCGGCGGAATCCGCTGGATTCGGGCAAAAGTGATATCAAAAAAGTGATATCAAACTGTTGGTTTTTGAGAAATCGTGGCCCATAATTTTCCTGGAGTGTGTTTTTCTCAACCGCGTTCCAGAATGCGGGGGCTTTATTGCCCTTAGGATCTTTGAAAACTCATTGTCTGGCAAGATTTGCGAGGATCGCCGCAACAGCGCGAGGGGCGAGGTAGTAAACCCTAAGCGTAGCCAAAGGGGGTAGCGCTGCCGAGCCCTTAGAAAGCTCTTTTGAAAATCTATTGTCTGAGTACCGAGTACTGAGGACTGAGTACTACTTCAGCTAGTCCCTCACCCCACATCGCTCATCGCCGCAATTGACGCGGGTTGCATGCTGATTTCTGAGTCTGATTGACTAGCAAGCAAGTACCCCCATACCCGCACTGCCTCAACAGGAAAAAACAGAGGTTATGTTGTGGAGAGGAGGTCGAGCGCTATTAGCCGCAACAATTTTGCGGCGATTGCGCTGCTGGATTGGAGCTGTCCTTGACTACCTCAGCAAGTATCCCTCCCGGCATCGCTCATCGCCGCAATTGACGCGGGTTACACGCTGATTTCCGGGGCCGATTGACTAGCATGCAAGTACCACCATCCGAACCGAGGTTCCAAGGACTGAGGACTGAGTACTTACCTCAGCTAGTCCCCGATCCCATAGCGCTCATCGCAGCCATTGACGCGGGTTACACGCTGGTTTCCGGGGCCGATCCACTACCTAGCAAGTACCCCCCGGAAAAGCCCCTCTACTGTTTCGCGGACGAAATTGTTAGCATCTCTGGGTGGAAGCACACATCCAATTTGCATGCTTCCCAACAACCACAAGTGTAAGGAGCGTTCTTGATGGAGGCACGATGTTTGCCGTTCAGCAACATCCCTCACACCACCCGGCTTTTCGCCGATTTCACCAGCGACTTTGCCCGCGTGCAGGATTTTTATCCGCTTTCTCCCCAGGAGACGAGCCGGCTGGGAGAACGCGTCTCCCAGCTTAACTATTCGCCTCAAACCCGCGTTGCGGTTGCCGAGATTCTCGAGCGCCAGAACCAGCAATTAGGCTCCTCTGCTGAAACCATGAAAAACATTGAGCGGTTGCGCAATGGCAGTTCAGCCATGGTTACCGGACAGCAGGTTGTTCTCCTGGGTGGTCCCGTCTTTGCCATTTATAAAGCGCTCAGTGCCATTAAACACGCGAGGCAACTTACACAGGCAGGCTTCGATTGTGTTCCTGTTTTTTGGCTGGCGACGGAAGATCACGATTTTGCCGAAGTCTCTCATAACATCCTGCGCAGCTCTGACGGCAATTTGCATCCTGTGACCATTCCGCCGGCAGCGCCCGAAGGCACGCCCGTAGGCAAGACCGCCATCGGAGAGCAGGGAGCTGCATTGATTCGCGAAGCCGCCAAGCTATTGGGCGAGAGCCCGTTTCGTGAACTGCTGATCGAGAGTTACCAGTCCAAAGAAACCCTGGGTAGCGCCTTCGGTAAGTTATTTGCGAAGCTCTTCGCAGAGTCCGGTTTGATTTTGCTTGATCCTTCGGAACCAGCACTGCACCGCCTGACGTCTCCGGTATATCGTCAAGCTGCAGCGCGTTCTGCTGAAATCGTGCAAGCCCTCCAGGAGCGCGGTCAGGCCTTGGAACGTGCTGGATACCACGAGCAAGTCAAAGTCACTGCTTCGATGACGCTCCTGTTTGCTGATGTGAATGGTGTTCGAACCCCCGTCCGCAAGGTCAACGAAGGCTTTGCTTTGGGAGACGAGCGCTGTACCCCCAGCGAACTTGATTCCCGCATTGCCGAGCATCCTGAGAAGTTCAACCCCAACGTCCTGTTACGGCCTGTAATTCAGGATTCTCTGCTTCCCACCCTTGCTTATATCGGCGGTCCTGCGGAAGTCGCTTACTTTGCGCAGGTAGGCGTGGTCTATGAAAAATTGTTAGGCAGAGTTACGCCCATTTTGCCGCGCTTTAGTGCTACGCTGCTCGATCCGCGCACTCAGCGTCACCTGCAGAACTACAAACTCTCGCCGCTCGATTGCTTCAAGAGCGAGCAGGAACTCCGAAGTTTGCTAGCGGCAAAGGCTCTTCCTCCTGAGATGGAAGCTACTTTTTCCGAAGCTGAACGCGAAATCAATGTTGTGATTGAAAGGGTGATAGAAGCCGTCAGCAAACTCGATCCTACGCTGCGCGAGGCGGCCGAGCACTCCGGATCGAAGATGCGCCACCAATTGCAGCAATTGCAGGGACGCGCCGCCAAGGCGCAGGCCCTCCGTAGTACAGAAGTGGCGCGCCATGCCGGCATTCTGGCGAATACCCTTTATCCCAACCAAAAGCTGCAGGAGCGGGAAATCGCCGGAATTTCTTTTCTGGCGCAATTCGGTGCGGAAACCTTGCAGCGAGTCTATGATCAGATTGATCTCGCCTGTAGCGGTCATGCCTTCATTGCCCTGTAATTCTGGTTAATTTAAGGCGATTTCACCGCCGTCGAACCAAATAAGAAAATTGTGCGCGTAGGCGTTTCCGGGGTAGCATTACTCTCTTATACGTTTCAATTTGCTATGTCCACACCCAAGATGGAGACCACGCAGGACGCGCTTACCGTGGAGTTGACTGGAACACTTGCCGGACGCTTTGAAATACGCCAGCGACTCGGGGCCGGCGGCATGGGTGAGGTGTATCTTGCCGAGGATACGCTTCTCAAGCGCCTGGTTGCCATCAAGAGATTGGCCCCTCACCTGCGTGCCGACCAGCTTTCACGTGGGCATTTTCTGAAGGAAGCCGAGCGGATTTCAGCGCTGAATAACGAGCACATCGCCGGCATCTACGACGTGCTGCAAGTCAATGGCGAAGTTTTTCTGGTGATGGAGTATGTCGAAGGCGCAAACCTGCGTTTTCGCTTTACCCCGCGTCCTACCGTTCAACAATTCCTTGAAGTGGCAGTTCAATGCGCCGAAGCCCTGGCTGCTGCCCACGAGAAAGGCATACTGCATCGCGACATCAAGCCTGAAAATATCATGCTCACGCCTGCCGGGCAGGTGAAGATATTAGATTTTGGCCTGGCGCAGCGCCTGCGGGTCGCAGGCGAGGGAGTGGCTACGGTCAGCTTACCCTCGGTGGGTCATCCGCTTTCCGGGACTCGTGGTTATGTAGCTCCTGAGGTGCTGCTGGAAAGGGAACCAGACGCGCGCGCCGACATTTTCTCTTTAGGAGTTGTGTTTTACGAGTTACTGACGGGAAACAATCCATGTGCAGCGGCGACCTGGGTAGGCAGCATAGAGCGTACTCTGCATGCCAGCCCTTCGCCTATGTATCACACAGATGCTCATGTCCCGGATGAAATTGAACGCGTGATCCGCAAGATGCTGGAGAAAGACCCCGAGGAGCGCTATGCAACTGCCCGGGACCTTTTGGTAGATTTGCGCCGACTGCGCAAGCAGTCGGAGACAGGTTTATTGCTGCCTCCTCGCAATCTGGTTCTCCGCCGGAACAAGAAAAGGGTGATTTGGGGCAGCGCAGTGGCAGTTTTGGTTCTGGTTGTCATATTCACTCCCTGGCGGAGCTTGCTGCAGCAGCTTCAAAAAAGATTTGCGCCTTCTGAGAATGCCCAAATGGCTATTCCCAACCAGAAACTGGTTGCGGTTTTGCCATTCCGCGCCATCGGAGCGTCGCCCGAAGTGCGGACTTTCAGCGATGGCCTCGCGGAAACTGTTACCGCCAAGCTTACGCAGCTCACTGCGACCCATGCGCTCCAGGTTGCCCCGGCCTCTGAAGTTTACGGACGAGGCATCACGGATGTCGATGAAGCCCGAAAAAATCTGGGCGTGAATCTTGTAGTCGAAGGCAGCTTGCATCAGGCCGGTGACACCGTGCGCATCACCTACACCTTGGTAGATGCAATCTCGCATCGCCAGTTGCGCGGAGATACCATTACTGCTTCCACCTCTGACCCGTTTGCCCTGGAAGACCGGGTTGTTCAAGGTGTGCTCTGGATGCTGGAGTTGGAAATCACCCCTGACGAACGGCCGCAACTGGAAAAGCATGGGACCACTATCGCTGGTGCTTATGACCTGTACACGCGTGGACTCGGTGATCTGCAAAACTATGGCGATCCCGCAGCGGTGCAGAGTGCCATCGAGAATTTCTCACGCGCCATTTCGCTCGATCCCAATTATGCTTATGCCTACGCTGGATTGGGGGAGTCTTACTGGGATAAATACGGCATTGACCACGAGGCAAAATATATCCCCAAGGCCCGCGATGCCTGCCAGCATGCGCTCACGTTAAACACAGATCTTGCTGCTGGACATGTTTGTTTGGGGAACTTGTTGGTTATGGCGGGAAAGTACGAGAACGCCAGTTCGGAATTCAGCCGCGCTCTTGTCGCCGAGCCTACTTACGACGCTGCTTACCTTGGACTGGCATCAACCTACGAGCACATGGGCAGGCTGCAGGATGCGGAGCAGACCTATCAGCGTGCTATCGAACTGCGTCCGCATTACTGGGCAGGCTACAGTTGGTTAGGACGTTTCTACGCCGCTCATGGGCGTTATCAGGAAGCCGTCGAGCAATTCAGCCACGCCGCCGCTGTTTCGCCTGACAACAGCTCCATTTATCACAGCATGGGTGGACTCTATATTTTCATGGGCAGGTACCAGGATGCCGTCGGTGCTTTGCAGCGCGCTCTTTCTTTACGCCCCAGCTTCGAGGCCTATGCCAATTTGGGCCAGGCCTACATGCGTTTGCGGCGCTTCGATGACGCCATTGCTGCCTACCAGCAGGCCCTGACATTGAATCCGCGCGACTATCGTTCCGTAGGTTATTTGGCCGATGCCTATTACTGGGCCCCGGGCAAACGCGATCAGGCCACGCCGCTGTATGAACGTGCTATCACCATGACGGATGAGGAGTTGAAGCTCAATCCCAAGAACACTGACGTTCACACATTGTTGGCGGAATACCACGCCCACCTTGGCCATGCTGAAGCCGCGCGTATGCACATACAGCAGGCGCTCAAACTTCATCCCGATGAGCCCGAGACACTATTTTTTGCTGCCCTGGTGGAAAACCAGTTGGGCGATACAGCGCATGCCATTCAATGGTTGAGTAAAGCGGTTCATCAAGGGTATTCTCTCTCCGAGATCAATTCCGCGGTTGATTTCGATAATCTGCGCAACGACCCTGCCTTTCAATCGGTAATGCAGGCAACAGGCCAAAAGAGTTAAGATAGCAGTGCGCGGGGAACTGTTATGCCTAAAAAATCCGAGCTCGTGCAAGTATCGTGCCCTTGCTGTGGCGCCATGCTCAAAGTGGATGTCGCCACGCAGTCCGTAATCTCGCACATACCACCCGAACGCCCCAAGACCTTTAATGATTTTGAAGAGGCTGCGCGCGCCATGAAAGAACAAGGTAGCCGGCGCGAATCCCTTTTCCGCCAGTCGGTGGAAGCCGAAAAGAACAAGGCCGATGTGCTGGAGAAAAAATTCCAGGAAGGCATGAAACGCGCCAAGGAAGCTCCCGAAGCTGCTCCGCGCATCCGCGACATTGATCTCGACTAAGAACCCTCCGCTCCTTTTGGGACATCGTGGTGCTCGCCGCGCCGCCCCGGAAAACACTCTCACTGCGTTTGACCTTGCGCTTACCCACGGATGTGACGGCTTTGAATTTGACGTGCGCTCTACCGTCGATCAGCACGCTATTCTTTGCCACGATCCCACGCTGGCGGGTCTCCCCATAGCAGAAACTGCGTATTCGGCGATTTTGGGAAAATATCCCAGCGCTACATGCCTCGAGGACGTAATTGCGCTCTATAACGGCCGCGCATATCTCGATATCGAGTTGAAGGTTCCCGGCTTGGAAAAGAAGCTGGTAACGCTGGTGGGATCGCTTGCCGCTAATACATATGTTGTTTCGTCGTTTCTTCCAGAAGTATTGCAGACCATCTGCGCTTTGCAGCCCACTGTACTCTTGGGGTGGATCTGTGACCAGGAGCAAACCCTCGCTCGGTGGCGCGAAATTCCATGCACCGTAGTGATCCCAGAGTGCAAGCTGGTGACGCAAACGCTGATTGAAGAAATTCACTCCGCCCGAAAAAAGATTTTTGTTTGGACCGTGAACCAGGAAGAAG
It includes:
- a CDS encoding CHAT domain-containing protein, whose product is MSLRQKTYLVLLLLSCLASTVRVHAQLKPGVVIEEVAKYSEGEKAELREGDILLRWTRGEDKGEITSPFDLSLIEIEQAQRGRVSLEGLRGSAAQSWFLGPDDWGITARPNLPQDLVSIYLEGKELAKVGKLNEATEHWRKAGVQAQMPSSNWLSAWFFLRSADLLSDARQWKESDESFEVAVRQATEAGPAIAAQVLYAWATTFRRRSDWAHAEKYYQETIAQCRKLGAENLMMALSLSSLGDMAHARGDQTKAEQYHLQALAIRQKLAPDSLSVASSLHNLSAVAEDHGDLAKEEEYVRRALTIRERLAPESLHLAQSFNQFGDWYWVRGDLPHAEEYFHRAFVIRKKLAPESLDFAISLNNLGIIAEMRSDLDGAEHDYSQALAIQEKLEPGGLNVARSLHNLGDIAQDRGDLAAAEQDYRRALAIHEKIAPDNDLVPLALNNLGELARTRDDLTLAQECHIRALQAARRISPDNVYVAISLYSLGRIADDHGELVKAEDYYLQALALFEKISPDANYYGAVLTNLGIVREERADLGAAGKYYDRALAVYKKFSSDSLDVARVLQHIGNLAQMRGDLDKAENYHRQALAVLERVAPGSSSHAETLASLAGIMRRKQRVDDAAQFYEQALNAFESQTAHLGGSEETRSGFRSKHARFYNDYIDLLIAEKKPALAFQVLEHFHARSLFETLSNARIDIRKGVEPALVARERALQQSLISKSNRRIQLLNDQHTEEQLAVLNQEMKDILEQYQDVEAQIRISSPLYAALTQPEPLSATEVQQQLLDDDTALLEYSLGEDRSYVFVVTSRSLEAYELPPRTKIEAAARRLYHLLRTWQTVNATGKSNPSSSKSNAVLPHRETYVQQAAMAFSQMVLAPVAAQLKARRLLIVSDGALQYIPFAVLPAPAQSGASKPRYSSTPAPLILEHEIIKLPSASVLGVLRQQTATRREPAKAVAVLADPVFDKNDDRVQVRLRYPKTNRLARSAEQGAASKLGSAQQLPAQDQDEEPQQHLTRSLMDVLGHTKRGVSLARLPYTRREAQFVLAMVPAGQGMEALDFNASRATAISPDLGQYHVVHFATHGLLDSKHPELSGLVLSLVDQHGSEQNGFLGLQEIYNLSLPVDLVVLSACETGLGKEIKGEGLMSLTRGFMYAGASRVMASLWKVDDVATAELMRRFYRGIEQERMRPAAALQKAQIEMWKRPRWRDPYYWAAFELQGEWN
- the bshC gene encoding bacillithiol biosynthesis cysteine-adding enzyme BshC: MEARCLPFSNIPHTTRLFADFTSDFARVQDFYPLSPQETSRLGERVSQLNYSPQTRVAVAEILERQNQQLGSSAETMKNIERLRNGSSAMVTGQQVVLLGGPVFAIYKALSAIKHARQLTQAGFDCVPVFWLATEDHDFAEVSHNILRSSDGNLHPVTIPPAAPEGTPVGKTAIGEQGAALIREAAKLLGESPFRELLIESYQSKETLGSAFGKLFAKLFAESGLILLDPSEPALHRLTSPVYRQAAARSAEIVQALQERGQALERAGYHEQVKVTASMTLLFADVNGVRTPVRKVNEGFALGDERCTPSELDSRIAEHPEKFNPNVLLRPVIQDSLLPTLAYIGGPAEVAYFAQVGVVYEKLLGRVTPILPRFSATLLDPRTQRHLQNYKLSPLDCFKSEQELRSLLAAKALPPEMEATFSEAEREINVVIERVIEAVSKLDPTLREAAEHSGSKMRHQLQQLQGRAAKAQALRSTEVARHAGILANTLYPNQKLQEREIAGISFLAQFGAETLQRVYDQIDLACSGHAFIAL
- a CDS encoding tetratricopeptide repeat protein produces the protein MSTPKMETTQDALTVELTGTLAGRFEIRQRLGAGGMGEVYLAEDTLLKRLVAIKRLAPHLRADQLSRGHFLKEAERISALNNEHIAGIYDVLQVNGEVFLVMEYVEGANLRFRFTPRPTVQQFLEVAVQCAEALAAAHEKGILHRDIKPENIMLTPAGQVKILDFGLAQRLRVAGEGVATVSLPSVGHPLSGTRGYVAPEVLLEREPDARADIFSLGVVFYELLTGNNPCAAATWVGSIERTLHASPSPMYHTDAHVPDEIERVIRKMLEKDPEERYATARDLLVDLRRLRKQSETGLLLPPRNLVLRRNKKRVIWGSAVAVLVLVVIFTPWRSLLQQLQKRFAPSENAQMAIPNQKLVAVLPFRAIGASPEVRTFSDGLAETVTAKLTQLTATHALQVAPASEVYGRGITDVDEARKNLGVNLVVEGSLHQAGDTVRITYTLVDAISHRQLRGDTITASTSDPFALEDRVVQGVLWMLELEITPDERPQLEKHGTTIAGAYDLYTRGLGDLQNYGDPAAVQSAIENFSRAISLDPNYAYAYAGLGESYWDKYGIDHEAKYIPKARDACQHALTLNTDLAAGHVCLGNLLVMAGKYENASSEFSRALVAEPTYDAAYLGLASTYEHMGRLQDAEQTYQRAIELRPHYWAGYSWLGRFYAAHGRYQEAVEQFSHAAAVSPDNSSIYHSMGGLYIFMGRYQDAVGALQRALSLRPSFEAYANLGQAYMRLRRFDDAIAAYQQALTLNPRDYRSVGYLADAYYWAPGKRDQATPLYERAITMTDEELKLNPKNTDVHTLLAEYHAHLGHAEAARMHIQQALKLHPDEPETLFFAALVENQLGDTAHAIQWLSKAVHQGYSLSEINSAVDFDNLRNDPAFQSVMQATGQKS
- a CDS encoding glycerophosphodiester phosphodiesterase gives rise to the protein MISTKNPPLLLGHRGARRAAPENTLTAFDLALTHGCDGFEFDVRSTVDQHAILCHDPTLAGLPIAETAYSAILGKYPSATCLEDVIALYNGRAYLDIELKVPGLEKKLVTLVGSLAANTYVVSSFLPEVLQTICALQPTVLLGWICDQEQTLARWREIPCTVVIPECKLVTQTLIEEIHSARKKIFVWTVNQEEEMLRLGKAGVDAIISDDTGLLGRVFSLL